From the genome of Streptomyces sp. V1I1, one region includes:
- a CDS encoding HAD family hydrolase, which yields MSTAAQRQPQPRTQPQTRTQRKTLVASDLDRTLIYSAPALQLPMPDADAPRLLCVEVYEHKPLSYLTETAAGLLTQLAADTVFVPTTTRTREQYHRIHLPGPAPEFAICANGGHLLVDGVSDLEWHRQVAARLADECASLAEVRDHLLAAADPAWLLKERIAEGLFVYLVVERSLLPEGWVKELAEWAEGRGWTVSLQGRKIYAVPQPLTKSAAVREVARRTDATQILAAGDSLLDADLLLDADRAWRPGHGELADSGWIAPNVEVLGETGVVAGEEILRRFSLAAAGR from the coding sequence GTGAGCACCGCAGCGCAGAGGCAGCCGCAGCCGCGTACGCAGCCGCAGACCCGTACGCAGAGGAAGACGCTCGTCGCCAGCGACCTCGACCGCACACTCATCTACTCCGCCCCCGCCCTCCAGCTCCCCATGCCGGACGCGGACGCACCCCGCCTGCTCTGCGTCGAGGTGTACGAACACAAGCCGCTGTCGTATCTCACGGAGACCGCGGCCGGGCTGCTGACCCAGCTCGCCGCCGACACCGTCTTCGTACCGACCACCACCCGCACCCGCGAGCAGTACCACCGCATCCATCTCCCGGGCCCCGCCCCCGAGTTCGCGATCTGCGCCAACGGCGGGCACCTCCTCGTCGACGGAGTGTCCGACCTCGAATGGCATCGGCAGGTCGCCGCACGCCTCGCCGACGAGTGCGCCTCGCTCGCCGAAGTACGCGACCACCTCCTCGCGGCCGCCGACCCCGCATGGTTGCTCAAGGAGCGGATCGCCGAAGGCCTCTTCGTGTATCTCGTCGTCGAGCGCAGCCTGCTGCCCGAAGGCTGGGTCAAGGAGCTCGCCGAGTGGGCGGAGGGCCGCGGCTGGACCGTCTCGCTCCAGGGCCGCAAGATCTACGCCGTGCCCCAGCCGCTCACCAAGAGCGCGGCGGTCCGCGAAGTGGCCCGCCGTACGGATGCCACGCAGATCCTCGCCGCCGGGGACTCCCTCCTCGACGCCGATCTCCTGCTCGACGCGGACCGCGCCTGGCGGCCGGGCCACGGAGAGCTCGCCGACAGCGGCTGGATCGCCCCGAACGTAGAGGTGCTCGGCGAGACGGGTGTCGTTGCGGGCGAGGAGATCCTGCGCCGGTTCAGCCTCGCCGCCGCCGGGCGGTAG
- a CDS encoding HpcH/HpaI aldolase/citrate lyase family protein, whose translation MRHFGHLSPAVRDSLFHQEPCEFTAASPARTLATALGATLYSPATRPKLADDALKQVGRGVVSMVLCLEDSIDDADVAAAEDNLVRQFADLDSRGVELPLLFIRVREPGQIQSLVKRLGPSVRRLSGFVLPKFTEERGVPFLEALTFAESASGQRLFAMPVLESPELLHLETRTETLAGIARTLNKYRERVLALRLGVTDFCSAYGLRRSPDMTAYDVQIVAAVIADVVNVLGRADGTGYTVTGPVWEYFRLQERMFKPQLRRSPFMEGRAEELRTALIEHDLDGLLREIGLDRANGLQGKTCIHPSHVLPVHALSVVSHEEFSDAQDILRPERGGGGVMRSAYTNKMNEVKPHRAWAERTLMRAEVFGVAKEEVGFVELLTAGISAE comes from the coding sequence ATGCGTCACTTCGGGCATCTTTCGCCTGCCGTCCGCGACAGCTTGTTCCACCAGGAGCCGTGCGAATTCACTGCCGCGTCTCCTGCCCGTACGCTCGCCACCGCGCTCGGCGCCACCCTCTACAGCCCGGCCACCCGGCCGAAGCTCGCTGACGACGCGCTCAAGCAGGTGGGCCGCGGAGTCGTCTCCATGGTCCTCTGCCTGGAGGATTCCATCGACGACGCGGATGTCGCCGCCGCCGAGGACAACCTGGTCCGGCAGTTCGCCGACCTCGATTCGCGCGGCGTGGAGCTGCCACTGCTCTTCATCCGGGTCCGTGAGCCCGGGCAGATTCAGAGCCTGGTGAAGCGGCTCGGCCCCTCGGTCCGGAGACTGTCCGGATTCGTACTACCGAAGTTCACGGAGGAGCGGGGTGTTCCGTTTCTGGAGGCCCTCACCTTCGCGGAATCGGCGAGCGGGCAGCGGCTTTTCGCGATGCCCGTGCTGGAATCTCCGGAGCTGCTCCACCTGGAGACGAGGACGGAGACGCTCGCGGGGATCGCCCGCACGCTGAACAAGTACCGCGAGCGGGTGCTGGCGCTGCGACTCGGCGTCACGGACTTCTGCTCGGCGTACGGGCTGCGCCGGTCGCCCGACATGACCGCGTACGACGTCCAGATCGTCGCCGCGGTCATCGCCGACGTGGTGAACGTCCTCGGACGGGCGGACGGCACCGGCTACACCGTGACCGGCCCTGTCTGGGAGTACTTCCGGCTCCAGGAGCGCATGTTCAAGCCCCAGCTGCGCCGAAGCCCCTTCATGGAGGGCCGGGCGGAGGAACTGCGCACCGCGCTCATCGAGCACGACCTGGACGGCCTGCTCCGCGAGATCGGGCTGGACCGGGCGAACGGGCTGCAGGGCAAGACCTGCATTCACCCCTCGCATGTGCTGCCCGTGCACGCACTGTCAGTCGTCAGTCACGAAGAGTTCAGCGACGCGCAGGACATCCTGCGGCCGGAGCGGGGCGGCGGAGGCGTGATGCGTTCCGCGTACACGAACAAAATGAATGAAGTGAAGCCGCACCGGGCCTGGGCCGAGCGCACGCTGATGCGTGCGGAGGTCTTCGGGGTGGCCAAGGAGGAGGTCGGCTTCGTGGAGCTGCTCACGGCCGGAATCTCGGCTGAATGA
- a CDS encoding phosphoribosyltransferase gives MTRGETDTVVWSGTWVAERLGVGLVGDETLSGLLGLALRRNPKRAHLLVSNVLGKHVPQSPAVVYGAGYGLGERVRELLGPDAASRAVVLGYAETATGLGHSVADGLGLAPYLHSTRRPVEGVERAGGFEESHSHATSHLLLPEDPRLLAGDGPLVLVDDEFSTGNTVLNTIRDLHERYPRDRYVIVALVDMRSDDDRDRLSALARELGARVDLVALASGTLRLPEGVLEKGQALVAEHEAVGGAAGVPPGTAGQAAAQATPRRAVRVELGWPREVPDGGRHGFTPRHREQLEHALPGMAARIADALGDAATGRSRRVLVLGFEELMYVPLRLGTALEQVIDADVRYSTTTRSPVLAVDDPGYAIRSRLVFPAHDNPADGPGERYAYNVAGAGFDAVVAVVDSAADTPQLHAPDGLLAQLAAHTPNVVLAVVPSYVPSYVPEYVSERAAMLPEPLRGPEFSSYAADEVGWLLQDLSETELEAPTEEREEAIQSGAHYAESLPVEYQPSAQYQALFKAALETSAARIARAVGTVTETVIAERSPRPVLVSLARAGTPIGVLMRRWAQHRHGLDLPHYAVSIVRGRGIDTNALRWLQQHHDPADVVFVDGWTGKGAITRELADALAEFGGFNPEIAVLADPGGCVRTYGTREDFLIPSACLNSTVSGLISRTVLRADLVGPNDFHGAKFYRELAGSDVSEHFLDTVAARFDEVATAVDADVKELLSADRAPTWEGWAAVERISEEYGIHDVNLVKPGVGETTRVLLRRVPWKILAKRGAGADLDHVRLLAEQRGVPVEEVDELPYTCVGLIHPQYTRGATGADGKAVSAL, from the coding sequence ATGACGAGGGGAGAGACAGATACCGTGGTGTGGTCGGGAACGTGGGTCGCTGAGCGGCTCGGCGTCGGGCTCGTGGGAGACGAGACGCTGAGCGGCCTGCTGGGGCTTGCGCTGCGCCGCAATCCCAAGCGCGCGCATCTGCTCGTATCGAACGTGCTGGGCAAGCATGTGCCGCAGTCACCTGCGGTGGTGTACGGCGCGGGGTACGGGCTCGGTGAGCGGGTGCGGGAGCTGCTCGGCCCCGACGCGGCGTCACGCGCAGTGGTCCTGGGCTACGCGGAGACGGCGACCGGCCTTGGCCACTCGGTGGCGGACGGGTTGGGCCTCGCGCCGTATCTGCACTCCACACGCCGCCCGGTCGAGGGCGTGGAACGGGCGGGCGGCTTCGAGGAGTCCCACTCGCACGCGACGTCACACCTGCTGCTGCCGGAGGACCCGCGGCTGCTGGCGGGGGACGGCCCACTGGTGCTCGTGGACGACGAGTTCTCGACGGGCAACACCGTGCTCAACACGATCCGCGACCTGCACGAGCGGTACCCGCGCGACCGGTACGTGATCGTGGCGCTGGTCGATATGCGCTCGGACGACGACCGCGACCGTCTGTCGGCCCTCGCGCGGGAACTGGGCGCGCGGGTGGACCTGGTGGCACTGGCGTCGGGCACGCTACGGCTCCCGGAGGGCGTGCTGGAGAAGGGCCAGGCGCTGGTGGCGGAGCATGAGGCGGTCGGCGGGGCGGCGGGTGTCCCGCCGGGCACGGCGGGACAGGCCGCCGCGCAAGCCACCCCCCGCCGCGCCGTGCGCGTCGAGCTCGGGTGGCCCCGTGAGGTGCCCGACGGGGGACGGCACGGGTTTACGCCCCGGCACCGGGAGCAGCTGGAGCACGCGCTGCCGGGCATGGCCGCGCGCATCGCCGACGCGCTCGGCGACGCGGCCACGGGCCGCTCGCGTCGCGTCCTCGTGCTCGGGTTCGAGGAGCTGATGTACGTGCCTCTCCGCCTCGGGACCGCCCTTGAGCAGGTCATCGACGCCGACGTGCGGTACTCCACCACCACCCGCTCGCCCGTCCTCGCCGTCGACGACCCCGGCTATGCCATACGCAGCCGCCTCGTCTTCCCGGCCCACGACAACCCCGCCGACGGACCCGGCGAGCGGTACGCCTACAACGTCGCCGGCGCCGGCTTCGACGCCGTCGTAGCCGTCGTCGACTCGGCCGCCGACACCCCCCAACTGCACGCCCCCGACGGCCTGCTGGCCCAGCTCGCCGCACACACCCCGAACGTCGTGCTGGCCGTCGTGCCGAGCTATGTCCCCAGTTACGTACCCGAATACGTATCCGAAAGAGCTGCCATGCTGCCCGAGCCCCTCCGCGGCCCCGAGTTCTCCTCCTACGCGGCGGACGAGGTCGGCTGGCTGCTCCAGGATCTGTCCGAGACCGAGCTGGAGGCCCCGACGGAGGAGCGCGAGGAGGCCATACAGAGCGGCGCGCACTACGCGGAGTCGCTGCCGGTCGAGTACCAGCCCAGCGCCCAGTACCAGGCGCTGTTCAAGGCCGCGCTGGAGACCTCCGCGGCCCGAATCGCCCGCGCCGTCGGAACCGTCACCGAGACCGTCATCGCCGAGAGGTCCCCGCGTCCCGTACTCGTATCGCTGGCCCGCGCCGGCACCCCCATCGGCGTGCTGATGCGCCGCTGGGCCCAGCACCGGCACGGCCTGGACCTGCCGCACTACGCCGTGTCCATCGTCCGCGGCCGCGGCATCGACACCAACGCCCTGCGCTGGCTCCAGCAGCACCACGACCCGGCCGACGTCGTGTTCGTCGACGGCTGGACCGGCAAGGGCGCGATCACCCGCGAACTGGCCGACGCGCTCGCCGAGTTCGGGGGCTTCAACCCCGAGATCGCCGTCTTGGCCGACCCCGGCGGCTGTGTCCGCACCTACGGCACTCGCGAGGACTTCCTCATCCCCTCCGCCTGCCTCAACTCCACGGTCTCCGGCCTGATATCGCGTACGGTGCTCCGCGCCGACCTGGTCGGCCCGAACGACTTCCACGGCGCGAAGTTCTACCGCGAGCTCGCCGGCAGCGATGTCTCGGAACACTTCCTGGACACCGTCGCCGCCCGTTTCGACGAGGTCGCGACCGCCGTCGACGCCGACGTCAAGGAGCTTCTGTCGGCGGACCGCGCGCCCACCTGGGAAGGCTGGGCCGCTGTCGAGCGGATCAGCGAGGAGTACGGCATCCACGATGTGAACCTGGTCAAGCCGGGCGTCGGCGAGACGACGCGCGTACTGCTGCGCCGCGTCCCCTGGAAGATCCTCGCCAAGCGCGGCGCGGGCGCCGACCTCGACCATGTGCGACTGCTGGCCGAGCAGCGCGGCGTACCGGTCGAGGAGGTCGACGAACTTCCTTACACCTGCGTCGGGTTGATCCACCCCCAGTACACCCGCGGCGCGACCGGCGCGGACGGCAAGGCGGTGTCGGCCCTGTGA
- a CDS encoding serine hydrolase, whose amino-acid sequence MSTLVGRKIRKGKELAFSEIASKVTLGVVVVAVSTSAVAPASTATVAPASTATVAPDSRATVSHETRSIKFTSQRLKGRLIECTSENPGLAQFLTRDIAKSLENRASQASVVLYDRNTRTSCTYGADKHYDSASTVKPIILGALLLDRGVDLSEEEQDLARQMIVSSDNDATYALWESLGHKNIQNFLDKAGMKNTILNDAGFMGLTQVTARDQAKLLELLTAEDNSVLNAEERTYILDLMRDVQEDQRWGTPAGAPSDAAVQVKNGWLQRSQNRLKNPWDRGDWKVNSMSAVTGHAYDYGLVVLTENNRVPEDESPEVGWDYGMETVEAVAKAIHHDLKAPPATGRPGLL is encoded by the coding sequence GTGTCCACACTGGTGGGCCGGAAAATACGGAAAGGGAAAGAATTGGCATTCAGTGAGATAGCTTCAAAGGTGACTTTAGGAGTAGTTGTCGTTGCGGTCTCCACTTCGGCCGTCGCTCCCGCTTCCACGGCAACCGTCGCTCCCGCCTCCACGGCAACCGTCGCTCCTGATTCCAGGGCAACCGTCTCCCATGAGACCCGGAGCATAAAATTCACATCCCAGCGACTCAAGGGCAGGCTGATTGAGTGCACGTCCGAAAACCCCGGACTGGCACAGTTTCTCACTCGAGACATAGCGAAGTCGCTGGAAAATCGCGCCAGTCAGGCCTCGGTGGTGCTGTATGACCGAAACACCCGTACCTCCTGCACGTACGGCGCGGACAAGCACTACGACTCCGCGAGCACAGTCAAGCCGATAATATTGGGGGCTCTGCTCCTGGACAGAGGAGTCGACCTGTCCGAGGAGGAGCAGGACCTGGCCAGACAGATGATCGTGAGCTCGGACAACGACGCGACGTACGCCCTGTGGGAAAGCCTGGGCCACAAAAATATCCAGAATTTCCTGGACAAGGCCGGAATGAAGAACACCATCCTCAACGACGCAGGCTTCATGGGCCTGACTCAGGTCACTGCAAGGGACCAGGCCAAACTGCTTGAGCTGCTCACCGCTGAGGACAACTCGGTCCTGAACGCCGAAGAGCGCACCTACATCCTGGACCTCATGCGTGACGTGCAGGAGGATCAGCGGTGGGGAACGCCCGCCGGGGCTCCCTCGGACGCTGCCGTACAGGTCAAGAACGGGTGGCTTCAGCGTTCCCAGAACAGGCTCAAGAACCCCTGGGACCGCGGAGATTGGAAGGTCAACAGCATGAGTGCGGTCACCGGTCATGCCTACGACTATGGCCTCGTGGTCCTCACCGAAAACAACAGGGTCCCTGAAGACGAGTCGCCGGAGGTGGGGTGGGACTATGGCATGGAAACGGTTGAGGCCGTGGCAAAGGCCATCCACCACGACCTCAAGGCTCCCCCGGCTACCGGCCGTCCCGGCCTCCTATGA
- a CDS encoding tetratricopeptide repeat protein, whose amino-acid sequence MARRPVTRWACGRASDTSTTRTDAFPPDLDQSRCPRKTARILHDMGWFQLDQGAVKRAIECLRRAQAGCVRVLGEDHPDTLMTQGHLAEAYRTAGEAGRAIAQGERALAGCIRALGEDHLQTLTLRGYLADAYRAAGDAGRAVALFERVLADCLRLLGEDHQGTLDARLGLAFACRAAGDARRAIPLGERVLADCIRVLGEDHADALIARSYLADAYRAAGEVKRAIPLYDEAYADCVRVLGEHHPVTRIVRGNRDAAKRRRLPYEQATFRRVLLR is encoded by the coding sequence CTGGCGCGAAGGCCCGTTACTCGATGGGCATGTGGCAGGGCGTCGGACACGTCGACGACAAGGACGGACGCGTTCCCTCCTGACCTGGATCAGAGTCGATGTCCCAGGAAGACGGCCCGCATTCTTCACGACATGGGGTGGTTCCAGCTCGATCAAGGTGCGGTGAAGCGTGCCATCGAGTGCCTCCGACGGGCTCAGGCCGGTTGTGTCCGGGTACTTGGGGAGGACCATCCGGACACGCTCATGACGCAGGGGCATCTTGCCGAGGCGTACCGGACGGCGGGTGAAGCGGGACGGGCGATCGCGCAGGGCGAGCGGGCACTGGCCGGTTGTATCCGCGCGCTCGGCGAGGACCATCTGCAGACACTCACCCTGCGTGGCTATCTCGCCGACGCGTATCGGGCGGCAGGCGATGCGGGGCGGGCGGTCGCGTTGTTCGAGCGGGTCCTTGCCGACTGCCTCAGACTGCTGGGTGAGGACCATCAGGGAACGCTCGACGCGCGGCTCGGCCTCGCCTTCGCATGCCGGGCCGCGGGTGATGCGCGACGGGCCATTCCGCTGGGCGAGCGGGTCCTCGCCGACTGCATACGGGTGCTGGGGGAGGATCATGCGGACGCGCTGATCGCGCGCAGCTATCTCGCTGATGCGTATCGCGCGGCGGGTGAGGTCAAGCGGGCCATCCCGCTGTACGACGAGGCGTACGCCGATTGTGTTCGGGTCCTGGGCGAGCACCACCCGGTGACGCGGATCGTGCGGGGCAACCGCGACGCGGCAAAGCGGCGCAGACTTCCGTATGAGCAGGCAACTTTCCGGAGGGTCCTGCTCCGGTGA
- a CDS encoding DUF4383 domain-containing protein, with amino-acid sequence MATHVPHPETTRRIRLDEHLPVDHRLSQVYRVGAGLMGLVLLAFGILGLINKIGFFDISGDTVAGLNTNGALSVLSICVGALLFVGMIIGGNFASTVNMILGVAFILSGFLNLALLETDYNFLAFHIQNVLFSFVVGVMLMFFGMYGRVSATLPHDNPYWKARHPDQADQEQRAQRRERGEVLRKGAGE; translated from the coding sequence ATGGCAACACACGTACCGCACCCCGAAACCACCCGCCGCATCAGGCTCGACGAACATCTCCCCGTCGACCATCGCCTCAGCCAGGTCTACCGCGTGGGCGCAGGTCTGATGGGTCTTGTGCTGCTCGCCTTCGGCATTCTCGGGCTGATCAACAAGATCGGCTTCTTCGACATCAGCGGTGACACCGTCGCGGGGCTCAACACCAACGGCGCACTGAGCGTCCTCTCCATCTGCGTAGGGGCGCTGCTCTTCGTCGGGATGATCATCGGTGGCAACTTCGCCTCGACCGTGAACATGATCCTCGGCGTCGCCTTCATCCTCAGCGGCTTCCTCAATCTCGCCCTGCTGGAGACCGACTACAACTTCCTCGCCTTCCACATCCAGAACGTGCTGTTCAGCTTTGTGGTGGGCGTGATGCTGATGTTCTTCGGGATGTACGGGAGGGTCAGCGCGACGCTGCCGCACGACAACCCGTACTGGAAGGCCCGCCACCCCGACCAGGCGGACCAGGAGCAGCGCGCCCAGCGGCGCGAACGGGGTGAGGTGCTACGAAAGGGAGCAGGCGAGTAA
- a CDS encoding DUF4097 family beta strand repeat-containing protein, translating into MPAFRTRTRTRTHRTTRTRTRARALVAAGVALAAGALTGCGSADAGDAPVESKSFPLAGKALTINSDDSAIELVTADVKEVQVTRQVDGWVFMGNGPEASWKMKDGTLTLRVKCDAVASDCEARHTVKVPRGVAVTVEDDNGSVTASGFDTALKIRSDNGGVTVRDSSGPLRVDSDNGAVVTERVSSKTVSVRSDNGSVRLGLVAVPDRVETVSDNGGITIELPGAGAPYAVTAKSDNGGVDVDVPTDDSSSHVVKARSDNGKVTVRSAN; encoded by the coding sequence GTGCCCGCATTCCGCACCCGCACCCGCACCCGCACCCATCGCACCACCCGTACTCGGACTCGCGCTCGCGCGCTCGTCGCCGCCGGCGTCGCCCTTGCCGCGGGCGCCCTCACCGGGTGTGGCAGTGCCGATGCCGGAGACGCCCCCGTCGAGAGCAAGTCGTTCCCCCTCGCCGGGAAGGCCCTAACCATCAACTCCGACGACTCCGCCATCGAGCTCGTGACCGCCGACGTCAAAGAGGTGCAGGTGACCCGGCAGGTCGACGGGTGGGTGTTCATGGGGAACGGGCCCGAGGCCTCCTGGAAGATGAAGGACGGGACGCTGACCCTGCGGGTGAAGTGTGATGCCGTGGCCAGCGACTGCGAAGCGCGGCACACCGTCAAGGTGCCGCGCGGGGTTGCCGTGACCGTGGAGGACGACAACGGGAGCGTCACCGCCAGTGGGTTCGACACCGCGCTGAAGATCCGGTCCGACAATGGCGGGGTGACCGTGCGGGACTCCAGCGGACCGCTCCGGGTCGACAGCGACAACGGCGCCGTCGTCACCGAGCGCGTCAGCTCCAAGACCGTGAGCGTCCGGTCGGACAACGGGTCCGTGCGGCTCGGGCTCGTCGCCGTGCCCGATCGGGTGGAGACCGTCAGTGACAACGGCGGGATCACCATCGAGTTGCCGGGCGCCGGGGCTCCATACGCCGTGACGGCCAAGAGCGACAACGGCGGTGTGGACGTCGACGTGCCGACCGACGACAGCAGCTCTCACGTCGTCAAGGCCCGCAGTGACAACGGCAAAGTCACTGTGCGAAGCGCGAACTAA
- a CDS encoding TerD family protein, with the protein MTLMTHAMLKGSNVPLDATAVRAVLRWTPGAGVPDVDASALLLGPDGRVRSDEDFVFYNQPRHPSGLVRRLPKKRVAEHLTDTVEADLSSLDASVDQVVLAASSDGDTFQHVRDLRILLYDAALADSEPLTVFDVKPETGEETAIICGELYRRGEGWKFRAVGQGYPTGLVGLATEFGISVDEAEAAAEPSPQPEPQPAAHTAQPGYGFPHPTAPQPPTPPAHGTPDGPQPAYGYPQPATQPAAAPAAYGYPQPAATQPAASSAYGYPQPAAAAAYAPDPNFRLPPMGPQFVRP; encoded by the coding sequence ATGACGCTCATGACGCACGCGATGCTGAAGGGCTCGAACGTCCCTCTCGATGCCACGGCCGTACGGGCCGTGCTGCGCTGGACCCCGGGCGCCGGGGTCCCCGATGTGGACGCCTCCGCCCTGTTGCTCGGCCCCGACGGCCGCGTGCGCTCGGACGAGGACTTTGTCTTCTACAACCAGCCGCGCCATCCGTCGGGCCTGGTGCGGCGGCTGCCCAAGAAGCGTGTCGCCGAGCATCTGACGGACACGGTCGAGGCGGATCTCTCCTCACTCGACGCGTCGGTCGATCAGGTGGTGCTCGCCGCGTCCTCGGACGGCGACACCTTCCAGCATGTACGGGATCTGCGGATATTGCTCTACGACGCCGCCCTGGCCGACAGCGAGCCGCTGACCGTCTTCGATGTGAAGCCGGAGACGGGTGAGGAGACGGCGATCATCTGCGGCGAGCTGTACCGGCGCGGGGAGGGCTGGAAGTTCCGCGCGGTGGGGCAGGGCTACCCGACCGGTCTGGTGGGTCTGGCGACGGAGTTCGGCATCTCGGTGGACGAGGCGGAGGCGGCCGCGGAACCGTCGCCCCAGCCCGAGCCCCAGCCGGCCGCGCACACGGCACAGCCCGGGTACGGTTTTCCACACCCAACCGCACCTCAGCCACCAACGCCCCCGGCCCACGGCACGCCGGACGGCCCGCAGCCGGCATACGGGTACCCCCAGCCCGCGACCCAGCCGGCCGCGGCCCCGGCTGCCTACGGATACCCGCAGCCCGCCGCGACCCAGCCCGCCGCGTCGTCGGCCTACGGCTACCCCCAGCCCGCCGCCGCGGCGGCGTACGCGCCCGACCCGAACTTCCGGCTGCCCCCGATGGGCCCCCAGTTCGTACGGCCGTAA
- a CDS encoding zinc ribbon domain-containing protein — translation MPRYEYRCRSCGDTFEVNRPMAQSSDPASCPAGHEDTVKLLSAVAVGGTKSASAPGAGSGGGGGGGCCGGGCCG, via the coding sequence ATGCCTCGTTACGAATACCGCTGCCGCAGCTGCGGTGACACCTTCGAAGTGAACCGGCCGATGGCCCAGTCCTCCGACCCGGCGAGCTGCCCGGCCGGCCACGAGGACACCGTCAAGCTGCTCTCGGCCGTCGCCGTCGGCGGTACGAAGTCCGCGTCCGCGCCCGGCGCAGGAAGCGGCGGCGGTGGCGGCGGGGGTTGCTGCGGAGGCGGCTGCTGCGGCTGA
- a CDS encoding NAD(P)-dependent alcohol dehydrogenase codes for MKAIVQDRYGSPDVLELREVDKPVVAGHEVLIRVQAAAVNARDWHVMRGDPYMARLVLGFGRPKAKIRGTDFAGRVEAVGKDVKRFRPGDAVFGEADGAFAEYVCASDDVVEPKPASLTFEQAAVVPLAGNTALMGLRDLGGVQPGQKVLVNGASGGVGTFAVQMAKSFGAEVTGVCSTRNVDLVRSLGADHVIDYTGEDFTRNGQRYDVVLDLVGNRSLTECRRALTPAGTLVLSGGGVSDGGSLVGPMGLILRGQALSRFVRHRLLVLTATPSKENLATLRELAESGRITPVIDRTYPLSEVPEAIRYLEVEHARAKVVITV; via the coding sequence ATGAAGGCGATCGTCCAGGACCGGTACGGCTCACCTGACGTTCTGGAGCTCAGGGAGGTCGACAAGCCGGTGGTCGCCGGCCACGAGGTGCTGATACGGGTCCAGGCGGCGGCGGTCAACGCGCGCGACTGGCACGTCATGCGGGGCGACCCGTACATGGCACGCCTGGTGCTCGGGTTCGGCAGGCCGAAGGCGAAGATCCGGGGCACGGACTTCGCGGGTCGGGTGGAAGCGGTGGGCAAGGACGTGAAACGGTTCCGTCCCGGTGACGCGGTATTCGGCGAAGCCGACGGAGCATTTGCCGAGTATGTGTGTGCCTCGGACGACGTGGTGGAGCCGAAACCGGCCAGCCTGACGTTCGAGCAGGCGGCCGTGGTGCCGCTGGCGGGGAACACCGCCCTCATGGGCCTTCGTGATCTGGGGGGAGTGCAGCCGGGACAGAAGGTCCTGGTCAACGGTGCGTCAGGTGGTGTGGGGACCTTCGCCGTGCAGATGGCCAAGTCGTTCGGCGCGGAGGTGACCGGCGTGTGCAGTACGCGAAACGTGGACCTGGTCCGGTCGCTCGGCGCGGACCACGTCATCGACTACACGGGGGAAGACTTCACTCGGAACGGACAGCGGTACGACGTCGTTCTCGACCTGGTGGGGAACCGTTCGTTGACCGAGTGCCGGCGCGCGCTGACCCCCGCGGGGACGCTCGTTCTGTCCGGTGGGGGCGTGTCCGACGGCGGCAGTCTTGTCGGGCCGATGGGTCTCATCCTCAGGGGGCAGGCGCTGTCACGTTTCGTCCGCCATCGGCTGCTCGTACTTACGGCGACGCCGAGCAAGGAGAACCTGGCGACGCTGAGGGAACTCGCCGAGTCCGGAAGAATTACCCCGGTCATTGACCGGACCTACCCGTTGAGCGAAGTACCCGAGGCCATCCGGTACCTCGAAGTTGAGCACGCGCGTGCGAAGGTCGTCATCACCGTGTGA
- a CDS encoding FadR/GntR family transcriptional regulator, translating to MEALARRIFDGTYAEGDPLVLPQLMAELDVSQAVLREAIKVLTTKGLIDARRRRGTSVRPRDDWNLLDTDVLRWTLAAGASAGFFADMLELRRSIEPAAASLAAEHRSEQDLAALDAALDAMRAAGDDPVLGVRSDASFHTALLAASRNRFFAQMRRVIIPVLIERDRRVHLAGTPEDPVGVHAAVVERVREGDVDGAYMATLELLDLAMREHP from the coding sequence GTGGAGGCTCTCGCCCGCCGGATCTTCGACGGCACCTACGCCGAGGGCGACCCACTCGTTCTGCCGCAGCTGATGGCCGAGCTGGACGTCAGCCAGGCTGTACTGCGCGAAGCGATCAAGGTACTGACGACGAAGGGCCTGATCGACGCCCGTCGGCGGCGCGGCACGTCCGTACGGCCCCGGGACGACTGGAACCTCCTGGACACCGACGTGCTGCGCTGGACGCTCGCCGCCGGTGCGTCGGCCGGCTTCTTCGCGGACATGCTGGAACTGCGCCGCTCCATCGAACCGGCCGCCGCCTCGCTCGCCGCCGAGCACCGCAGCGAACAGGACCTCGCGGCGCTCGACGCGGCGCTCGACGCGATGAGGGCGGCCGGGGACGATCCGGTGCTCGGCGTGCGCTCGGACGCGTCGTTCCACACCGCCCTGCTGGCCGCCTCACGCAACCGGTTCTTCGCGCAGATGCGCCGGGTGATCATCCCCGTGCTCATCGAGCGCGATCGGCGCGTGCACCTGGCGGGTACGCCTGAGGACCCGGTCGGCGTGCACGCGGCGGTGGTGGAGCGGGTACGGGAGGGGGACGTGGACGGCGCGTACATGGCCACGCTCGAACTGCTCGACCTCGCGATGCGCGAGCATCCGTAG